The DNA window GTACTGGTATGAAGGTGCTTGAGGtagtatagctcagtggttctcaaactgtgggtcaggaccccataaAGCCAGGGTTGGcctagacttgctggggcctggggccaaaacCGAAGCCCGAACCCCACCGCCCAGgtccaaagcccaagggcttcagcctgggtGGTGGggatcaggttacaggccccctgcctggggctgaaacccttgggctttggctttcatCCCtggcctggggcaatggggcttgGCTttggctcaggtgggctcaggatTCAgttcccctcctggggtcatgtagtaatttttgttgtcagatggGGTTGTAGTgcactgaagtttgagaaccccctggtatagcttatttccaTAAGGGAAGAAGAATAAATTATAgctgtataactgcatccacataaGGGGGGTGTCCTGCTGTAACTATtttggttaaaacaaaacaaacaaactgcacACCAACTAACTGTAATAGTTAAGCCAGTACAAAAACTACTgtatgtagaccagaccttagaaaTGTCCTTTTAAAGTCTACCTCTGAATAGATAAACTAGACAACTCATATTGAATATTAATTGCTTTAGCTaattctcttaaaaaaacaagcaaacatattttgacacaattttattttctcttttgtaaacAGTCTATGGactattcttttaaaatgtttgggagATGGGAAAACTTCATATTACACATAgtatctttaatttttaattatattaattttgtttCAGGTATACTTGTTCATTTACCAGTATCAATTACTGATTTTAAAGTATGAGTATattcatcaaaactttttttaataggCAACTGAAAGGAGTGAGGTAAGAGAGATTACTGTGAAACTAAACTGCCTTCATTTTACCCTCTAAAGTGTCTAAAACCATAAATCTACATTTACAACCTTGTTGCTGTCAAAAGAACATCTTGTAATGAAACGTATAGGCAAACATACTGTCAGTTAAAACAGATTGTCCCAATCTGTCAGGCTGAGTTCTTGCCTTTTTAGTAACCACAGTAATTTCTCCTAAACTAACTGAACCTCAGGAGGGCACTAGAGTGACTTCACAAAATGAAATACTCAGGTGTTTGtatgtttattttataaatatatactgATTCCTCTTTAAAGTCTCCATTGGAAAAAGTAGTATTTTCTACAATCATTTACATTTCAGAGTGACTTCGGCAGTGTGCGAGGTCAAAAGGTGAAGAGTTTATCCAACAAAATGTCAAGCAAGCCACCACTGGTATGCAATCCTCCAGCCAATGTGAATGACAGAGGTGGTGTTCATTGAACAAGACTAGACTGCAAACAAGTGGGAAGATTTCCTAAACTCTAACAGTGTTTTTATAAGCTTTCACATCACCAAAAACCTCTGAGCCTAATTAGTTACATAAAGGACTTTTAATGACAATAGGTTTTTACAGTACCTTTCAGCGTGGAGGATCTCACAATGTTGGTTTCAGAGCAAGCAGAATACTTTGTTCACTGCTGCCATCAAAGTGGGGCGGCGGCAGCCCTTTAAAAGCCCACTGCATCAGTTCTGTAAACCTGGGTGGCGGTGAGATCCAGTTTTAGAGGTAGGTATTTAGGAAGACAAGCTTTTCTGTAtgtgcccaatcctgcagtgattgctcaagcaaaactctcattcaAGTAGCTTGCCCCTGAGGTCATGGTATCagaaccccgcccccccccacgtGTTAGTGACTGTAAACGGGCCTGTCTAGTGTGGCATAAAGCCCTTGGCGTGAGGGCTGGTGCTgggaaggcagggaggggatTACTGTACTGGCccctgggggaaaggagggggacaTTTTCATTGCTCATGAACGCTTGGCGACAGAGCATACAGCTCAGGTCCCTTCCACTTACAAAACCCAGCTTAACTATTTACTTTCCTTGAGTGttactttagaaaaaagaaaaggaggacttgtggcaccttagagactaacacatttattagagcataagctttcgtgagctacagctcacttcatccgatgctgtagctcacgaaagcttacgctctaataaatgtgttagtctctaaggtgccacaagtcctccttttctttttgcgaatacagactaacacggctgctcctctgaaacctgtcactttagaGTTtgcagggtagcagccgtgtcagtctgtattcgcaaaaagaccaGGAGGGCCCGGGGCCcctgagagactaacacgtttatgtGAGCGTGAGCAGCCGACGAAGGGAGCTGGGGCTCAcggaagcttacgctcaaatagaGCTCTTAGGCTCCAAGGTGCCCCGAGCCCTCCCTGGTCTTTTTACTTGCCAGCGCCACGAGCTGCCATCCGGGCCCAAGGCGCTGCAGGCGATGTTCACGGCCGGCAAAACCGCGCACCCCCCAGTGCTGTAATTCTACAGCGCGGCCGCAAAACGAAACGGGGAAACGACGGTGTTGCTAAAGCAGCCCACTTTACCTTTTATTATTCACGACTTACCTCTAGGAAACCCTCTCGAGGTGAGCGACTCTTCCACTAGGAGCCTGGCCCCAGGGCGTCCTCTTCCGCGGCTGCGGCTGGCAGAACAAGCCTCCCTCCCCCGCGCTCTGTGAGGGACCTACATTGTAGCCTGAGCTGATCCCCCGCTCAGCCGCCAGAGGGCGGTGTGTACCGAGGAGGCAAACCGCGCCCTGGGTTTGAAGGCAGAGAAAGCGCTTCCTAGGGTGCTACAAATCTGTCACAGcggcgcccccgcccccgcccgccccgTGCAGTGTGTACGTGCCACTTCGCCTGTCAAAACCGCAGCCTGCAGCACGACACTGCGGGAACGTAAGTAAGTGTGAACACGTTTAGAAACGACAGCGGATGCACGAGGGAgcggagccggggcggggggagggaccCATCGGCCAGGCGTAGTGTCCCCCGAAGCATGGCTGGTGCCGATCACTGCGCTACACAAACCGCGAGGTACGCCCAGGCTCAGGTGCGGCAGGCGACGGACCGCTCGCCGCCCCCTCGCTAGGCAACGCAGCGAGCCATCTCCGCGGCAGGCTGTGACCCAgcgccagccctggcaaccacGGGAGTCCTCGGCTCAGCCCCGCTCTGCCTCGCCGCTCTTGGGCTCAACACtgaccctgctcctgcccaggggACACGTTTGCAGCCCACGTGCATGGCTCGTGTACGTTTCAGGGCCAGTGGTTTCTCGCcctcgcccccgcccccttccccaggaACCCGAGCAGCGCAAAGCCCCATAAACAGGAAGGTGGGAATGAGCCCAGCAAGTCCCGCCGCCTCTTATCGGCGCTGGCCCCACGGGCGCGTTCCCAGCGGCAGCCGGCGCAGCTCGCCCGGGCTCCGGCTCGGCGGCGGAGgcagccccacctcccccacctcgctgctgctgctgctgctgcaaagattTACGAGGCACAGCCTCAGATTCAGGTTACGCGGCCCCCGGCAGCGGCGCAGGGCAAACCCCTCCCCTCGCGCGGCACAGCCCCGGGGCCCGAGGGATTCCAGTAACACGCTCGCCCCGTCAccgggcaggggcggggccggggccggggccagaTAAAAGCGGGGCAGGCGGCGGCTCCCGGGTTCAGACTAGCTGACCCGGTGTCGGAACAAACTCCTCGTCGGCACGGGCCCGGGCGCTCCCAGCGTGACACGCCGCCGGGCAGGGTGAGCCCAGGCgcagcctccagcccagccgGACAGCCGAGGGGGAGCCCCTCCCCAGTGGCGGCGCTAGCAGCCcgcggagccggagccggagcccgagccccgctgccccccccccgcccccgccagctCTGTGCAGCCGCTGCCCGCTCTCCGATGAGCGCCGCCGCCCTGTACAGCCTGGACTCCCCGGCATGCTACAGGAACTGGTCCCTGGAGCCGGCCAACTTCTACGACACTAAGGCGGGCGGCGGCgggctgagcccctcctgcaAGCCCGGGAGCGGCGGCATGAGCGCCGAGGAGCaggggggcggcggcggcagcagcagcagcctggccgAGCTGAGCGCCGCCGCCCCGGCCATGTACGAGGACGAGAGCGCCATCGACTTCAGCTCCTACATCGACTCCATGTCGGCGGTGCCCAACCTGGAGCTGTGCAACGACGAGCTCTTCGCCGACCTCTTCAACAGCAACCACAAGGCGGAGCGGGGCGGCGACTACGGCGAGTACCTGCCGCCGGCGGGCCGCGACCCCGCCAAGGACTTCGGCGGCGCCCTGCTGGGTGGCGAGCCGCGGCCCGGCTCCTCCTCCGCCCCGCGGGCCGCTCTGAAGCGGGAGCCGGACTGGAGCGACAGGGagctctcctcctccctgctgccctcGCAGGTCGCCACCTGCGCCCAGACCATCATGAACCTGAGCGGGCAGCCCACGCCGCCCACCTCGCCCGAGCCCGCGGGCAGCAGCTCGCCCTCCAGCTGCAGCACCAGGTCCCCCTCGTCGTCCTCCTCCTGCGGCCAGGGGGCGGCGGCGGGCAAAGAGCGGAGCGGCAAGAAGTGGGTGGACAGGTTCAGCCCCGAGTACCGGCAGCGCCGGGAGCGCAACAACATCGCCGTGCGCAAGAGCCGCGACAAGGCGAAGCGCCGCAACCAGGAGATGCAGCAGAAGCTGCTGGAGCTGTCGGCCGAGAACGAGAAGCTGCACAAGAAGATCGAGCAGCTGAGCCGGGACTTGACCAGCCTCAGGCACTTCTTCAAGCAGCTGCCTGGCGCCTCCTTCCTGCAGCCCGGCTCGGGCACCGACTGCCGGTAACTCAGTGGGCAGGGACGCGAGGGACGGTGACTGCCTTATCCTACCAATACCTCAGAGACCTCCACGGAGCAGCCGCGCTGCAGAGCCAGGACTGGCCTACCTGCGGCGGGGAGGGGGCCTCGGGACTGCGGCGGGGGCCGCTGCTGCtgcggctcggctcggctccctAAGCGGCATTAAGGGAGAGAGGAAGACGACAGTGAAATTGTGCTGGGTTTCAGTTTCCTTTGAACGTTGTAGCAAAATTGGGCTAGGACCCTGGgtcttttgcaaaaaaaaaaaaaaaattgagagagagagagaaaaggaaaaaagctaaacttgtgttttttccccttaaattatttttgtaatagttgtttttgttctttctacATTTTACTCATATTGATGCAGCTATGGTACATTTGTAAAAACGATTCAAAAACCCTTTATACTGTAGATAGTAGGAGGAAaaagactgagcatgctcaaccTTTTATATCAATTTTTACAGCATTTCTAAgaataaaaaagcatttttaatcaCTTCTGCTTCATGTCTTTGCCCTATGCTTTGGAGCCCGGGGTTGAGCGTAAATGCAGCAGGTGGAGCTGTACTTCTCAGGAGTTACAAACATGCATAGTATTATTAATATGGAAATGTGATTCATCAGGAAAACCCAGACAGGAGGAGTGCTTTAAgtacaactttttttaaaaatttaattttcaatacTATTATTAaattaggaaaaaacagaggcttaTTTAGTGCACTAAATGTTTTAAACATCTCAAAAGAAAATGGAGGCAACACTTCACTATTCACTAATAGCGTTAAAATTCATTTCTGCCAGTATAATGGTTATAAAGTATACCTTCCTGCATAGACTACATTCTGCTATACAAATGTTGAGTCAGTAATTACTATTTATAACAGTTCAAGCTAACTGATCCACCAATGGCTGAACTCTTAAACAAGTAGGCCATTTCATATCATGGTTCTCAAGTAGCATAACAAACAAAACACAGGGGAAGCTAAGTTTTGCTATTAAACTGTAAATCCTCAAGACAACAGAGCTCCTGCTGTAAAATACCCCAAAATCAGGTCAAGCCATGTATATCATTACTTGTACAAAGAGGTTTTAAGGCTATGAAGTCTCACAGGAAAAATGCATTCCTGGTGGAATGAAAGGTTATTTACATTATTGCTGCAAGTACATAAATCTTTAGTTTCTTGTATGGATACATTTTAGTATTCTGAATCGTACTTGGTGAACAAACTGACCACCTTTGCTGTGCAGTTCTACTGACAGTGAGGGTCTAAGAGGCAGAACTGACACTGAAAATAACTGCATATATTTAAGCCAATTTAGTCACCTAAAATTGTTCATAATTTGGAAGGAAACTTATTAACAGCACAGCATGTGTGGGGGCAGCAGTGGCCTGCAGAAAACCAACCTAATGCTGCAACTACTACTAGGGTGTAGTGCTTATCTGCAGAAAATAgttccatagatttcagtgggactattcacagcAATAAGTATAACACCCGGTATTTGATGGACTAGGCCCACTGTTTGTAGCTTTTTCTTAAGGAAAAATGGCTAAGGAAGAAAAGGTCTTTTTTTGACTCAAAGGCTTGGTTATTTATTAGTGCTCAAAAGAGTGCCTAAAAGTCATTCTGTTATCTACGATTACCCCAGAAATGACTAGCAAGAGACCGATTTACAGTTATTTGTCTATTCAATAGCCACAAATCAGGTAGGAAAATCTTTTCAACATGCAAAACTAGTTACTGTACAACTCTGGTCTATTGTTTTTTCATTAAGTGCAGACAGTGTGCTCTGTGCTGtacaggacaaaaaaaaatcagttgctaCCTTAATAACCTTACAGTCTAGTCTTACATTAAAGTTCAGTTATGAACACAAAAGACAGATAGATTAAGGTTATAACCATGTCTCCATATCTACATGCAGCTATCAGTACAATTATACCACTCCTGAACCAGTTTGTTCTTTGCTCTTCATACACATTATACTATACAACCAAACATCCACCTCATGGGAAGTTAAGATGCCACAGTATTTCTATATTTAGACTATGGCTAACTTATAAAACATTAGCTCAATATACCTTTGACACCATTTATCATATCTGAAAGATGAGGCTCATTAAAATCTGTACTTGTAATATTTATTGCAGTGTGGTAATAACGTTACAGTTCAGTATCAATGGTGTGCAGTGTATAATGCTTCTGGAAATTGTTATGAAAACAGATAGCTTAATTAAGGTCCACCATTCATGCTAAAATCCTTATtccaaaaataacatttaaaatgttattctttTGATACACAAAAGTAAAATATTCATAACACCCATTATAAAAATATCACCAAAAACACGCTTTACAAACATTCAAACCTCCAGAACAAGTTGTTTTACATTCATGAACATTTACTCCAACAGAACGCTCTCAAGAACTATACTCTTAAATTCTGAACTGATCAAACACACAATATAAACATTCAgaaaaaatcaagatttaaaaaaaatatatttagcttTTTTAAGTTTAGCAATAATATATTTTCTAAATAACAGTTTTAATAAACTACCTCACTGTATCATGCTTGCATTATACATTATCTGTGGGCATAGTTATCAAATAACCACATTACAAAGTCCATAGATATTATAGTAGCTGACAGCATTCAGTTTAGTTTCTTCCTGCTTCCAGAAGGACAATTTCCTCCAATCCAACACAGCTAGGATGGTTGGTTACAGACTCGACATAGCAGTTTAATAACCCCACCTCCTTTCCCAGCACACTCTTCAACTCATAACTCTGTAGTGATAAAGGCATGTTGATTAAACAAACAGTACTGTACGTTCTGTTCTAGGCAGCACACAACGCAAAGACAGAGTGTAAGGTCCTCTTCCAGTGTACAACATTTTTTACTGCTCAAAAAGGAAGCTAAACAAAATAAGATGGTGAAATGCTGCTACAAAGAATGTACTTAGTCTGATAAACTAATTAGATTTTCaataattttagaaataaaacaattccCAGCAGTCACAGTTAGAATGGATCTCACGGTCAAGCTCTTAAAAATGCCGTAGGTATAATGGCTATTGCAATCTAGCATCCAGTCCATGAAAGCATAACCAATTGCTTCTTTATATAGCTTTCTTGGACACCTAAGGATTTTGCATGTGatagggcagtgtgtgtgtgcatggtcTGTAAGAAGGTaaccaaagaaaaaaatcccattagaaACTaaacctaaaaaaacccaaaaacactTTATGCCTGTTCCTGTACTGTCCTACATATAGttataataatttgcatttatataggTTTTTCTGTTTAAGGATCACAATATAGCTTAATACTAATTGTGCCTCAACATTTCTGTGGGGTAAGTACTATTATATTCATTTTATAGTGTGGTACACTAAGGTATAACGGTTaggtgatttgtccaaggttacacagaaaGATGGTAGAACCAGGATTAGAAAACAGGAGCAGTGGCTGTTCAAACCAGGcttgaaaagacatttttatttgaaGCCCACACCAACTTTGGCAAACATTACAATTTGAAGTGATATTTCTTATGCTTAGTCTTTCCctaaatgtgttttctttttaaaataatgctgcAGTTTGAATTAGTGGAGGATGGCGGGGAAAAGTTATCACTGGATttcaactagaaaaaaaaaaaccctccaaacagCAAGTTTTCGGATGTAATCTTTCTGGATAACTGGCAAATATTCTTAAGACTTAAAGCATGGAAATGGGtttctttgggttttgtttgttttagttaacTAACCCAACTAACTCAAAAAAGGGCTACATTGTTTTGTCATactttccaaacaaaaaataGTTAATGGAAAGAAGCTTGTGTCAAATGACATTTGAATAGACTTTGGAATTGAATGTGCAAGTACTCTATCAAACACTGGCTTTGTATTCAAGAGTTGTAGGAAGattaataatcattttaaaaatggtcttCTATAAACCATAAGTCTATTAGCTTACATGTGCTACAGTATCTACAATATAAAAGAGCAGGAAACAATTCACtgcaaaataattttaagaaaaattttcaCTTAAAATATTCCTTATAAATCAAATTAATACAGTGTATTGTGTAAGTGACAACTAAATATACCATATAAAACACAAGACAAGCAAATAGGGCTATACCGATGATATCTCAGACTAAGAGAGTAACCACTTGATGACCATCTTATAGAGCATGGTTGCTTGTGTTTCATTCATCTATTTATTTGGGTTCCAGTAAAacaatttattatatattttacaaGTTTCTTTAGTGCTGCTTCCTATGATGAAACTTCAGTGACAGTTACTTGAGAGCAATTGGGTCTGGGTGTTAGAAGAAAGAACTAGCGGGCCAGGACTCTTGGTTTTGACACTGACTTGCACTAAGTGCCCATCTGTGAATAGGTGTACTGTCAGGGTGTAGTGAGACACTCTATTTTTTCCTAAGCATTCCCAGATTCCcaaatgaaagatgctatataagaACAAAGTATTCTTTGCATGTTTTGTTCCCGTGTCTTCACATACAGCTCAGAATATCTACTgtccacttttttcagagtagcagccgtgttagtctgtattcgcaaaaagaaaaggagtacttgtggcaccttaaagactaacaaatttattagagcataagctttcgtgagctacagctcacttcatcggatgaagtgagctgtagctcacgaaagcttatgctctaataaatttgttagtctttaaggtgccacaagtactccttttctttttactgtccaCTTTGGAACTCTGCCTCTAAACTAAAATTCAAGAAGTTTCAATTTCTTTATTTATCTTAATTTTATGTATACCTACCCCATCCTCACTGGATGATGACATCAGGACAGAAGAAACTGTTTTTTGTAACAGCTGCAATAAGAAAGTGAAAGGAGGACAAGACAAAAATCATATTTATGTGCAACATTCACTTTCcatgttaaaaatgaaaattagtaTCTTGAGCCTAGAACTGTCTGTCCTATGTTTTACAAAGCAGTTGACTGACAAAACCAAAAGACTTTAAGAGTAATACTGAAAAAGAACTTCAGGATGCGACTCAAAACACCCATATTTCCTTTAAACTATGGCCTATCAGTTGGCTCATTGAAGAATACATGTCCATGGCTCATTACTTCCTAAGGGCCCAATCTAGCCAAgttcttcaatgggagttgttggtgctcagcaccttgtaggaagtgctcagcattttGTGGGATGATGCTCTTAAGAGTGAACTCAAGGGGtgttttacctgagtaaggactgcaggattagaCCCTTAATCTCCATTTCAGTACCACATTAATTTTaggattttctttttgttgtattAATAAAGTTATCATTTTTCTTCAATCAGGGGCTGCATAGAAAATAGTGTCTCAGAGCACCTGATATC is part of the Dermochelys coriacea isolate rDerCor1 chromosome 2, rDerCor1.pri.v4, whole genome shotgun sequence genome and encodes:
- the CEBPD gene encoding CCAAT/enhancer-binding protein delta, producing MSAAALYSLDSPACYRNWSLEPANFYDTKAGGGGLSPSCKPGSGGMSAEEQGGGGGSSSSLAELSAAAPAMYEDESAIDFSSYIDSMSAVPNLELCNDELFADLFNSNHKAERGGDYGEYLPPAGRDPAKDFGGALLGGEPRPGSSSAPRAALKREPDWSDRELSSSLLPSQVATCAQTIMNLSGQPTPPTSPEPAGSSSPSSCSTRSPSSSSSCGQGAAAGKERSGKKWVDRFSPEYRQRRERNNIAVRKSRDKAKRRNQEMQQKLLELSAENEKLHKKIEQLSRDLTSLRHFFKQLPGASFLQPGSGTDCR